From Borrelia sp. RT5S, the proteins below share one genomic window:
- the rbfA gene encoding 30S ribosome-binding factor RbfA, with product MEKGIRKTRLESLLGQEIGNLIVTKGIKDPRVHEFLTVVRVEVSGDLINAKVFIGSVKEGASLDNAIKALNNAKGFIQGEIIKRIRVRNTPKLNFFRDDTIARAFYVNKVIDNLNIGKE from the coding sequence ATGGAAAAAGGAATAAGAAAGACAAGGCTTGAGAGTTTGTTAGGTCAGGAAATTGGTAATTTAATAGTAACTAAGGGTATAAAGGATCCTAGGGTGCATGAATTTCTGACTGTTGTGAGAGTTGAGGTTTCAGGTGATTTGATCAATGCCAAGGTATTTATTGGTTCTGTTAAGGAAGGTGCATCTCTTGATAATGCCATCAAGGCGTTGAATAACGCTAAGGGCTTTATCCAGGGAGAGATTATAAAGAGGATTAGGGTTAGAAATACTCCAAAATTAAATTTTTTCAGGGATGATACTATTGCTAGAGCTTTTTATGTTAATAAGGTAATTGATAATTTAAATATTGGTAAAGAATAA
- the truB gene encoding tRNA pseudouridine(55) synthase TruB, with the protein MNGIVLLNKRSGLTSFEALSPLKKYYVGSRIGHTGTLDKFASGLLVVLVGKYTSLSSYITSLNKEYVAEFEFGIETDTLDPNGSITNRMDYIPSLEELDLVLESFVGELYQVPPKYSSVHVNGSRAYKLALRGENFELQPRKVNIYDIQILDYNIDSRVLKLKIKCSKGTYVRSIARDLALSLNSCAYVKSLERVCVGDFRLDNACFCENLNNNSLMSLESLGLFEVVYVDSYLVKSVKNGIYVSIVINLDEFKIFKSRDEEILAVIRGVGLSKYKYVIIF; encoded by the coding sequence ATGAATGGAATTGTTTTATTGAATAAGAGAAGTGGGTTGACTTCTTTTGAGGCACTGTCTCCCTTGAAGAAGTATTATGTTGGAAGTCGTATTGGGCATACAGGGACTCTTGATAAGTTTGCTAGTGGACTTTTGGTTGTTCTTGTTGGGAAATATACTAGTCTTTCAAGTTATATTACATCTTTGAATAAAGAATATGTGGCAGAATTTGAGTTTGGAATTGAAACGGATACCCTTGACCCTAACGGTAGTATAACAAACAGAATGGATTACATTCCAAGTTTGGAAGAATTAGATCTTGTACTTGAGTCTTTTGTGGGTGAGCTTTATCAAGTTCCTCCTAAATATTCTTCAGTGCATGTTAATGGAAGTAGAGCTTATAAGTTGGCTCTCAGAGGGGAGAATTTTGAACTTCAACCTAGAAAAGTTAATATCTATGACATACAAATCTTGGACTACAATATTGATTCTCGTGTTCTAAAGCTAAAAATAAAATGTTCTAAGGGAACGTATGTTAGAAGTATTGCAAGAGATTTGGCTTTGTCTTTGAACTCGTGTGCTTATGTTAAGAGCCTTGAAAGAGTATGCGTTGGAGATTTCAGATTGGATAATGCTTGCTTTTGTGAAAATCTAAATAATAATTCTTTAATGAGTTTAGAATCTTTAGGTCTTTTTGAAGTAGTTTATGTTGACTCTTACTTGGTTAAATCCGTTAAGAATGGTATTTATGTTAGTATTGTTATTAATTTGGATGAGTTTAAAATATTTAAGAGTAGGGATGAAGAAATTTTGGCGGTTATTCGCGGTGTTGGATTAAGTAAATACAAATATGTCATTATATTTTAA
- the rpsO gene encoding 30S ribosomal protein S15 — MIDKEQRQKIVSEFGRSADDTGSVEVQVALITNRIKYLTEHLKVNKKDYSSKRGLLKLVGQRRSLLRYYQGKNLEAYRTLIARLGLRK, encoded by the coding sequence GTGATTGATAAGGAACAGAGACAAAAGATAGTTTCAGAGTTTGGCAGAAGTGCGGATGATACGGGTTCTGTTGAGGTTCAGGTAGCTTTAATTACAAATAGAATAAAATATTTAACAGAGCATTTAAAAGTGAATAAGAAAGATTATAGCTCTAAGAGAGGCTTGTTGAAGTTGGTTGGACAGAGAAGGAGCTTGTTAAGGTACTATCAGGGTAAAAATTTGGAAGCTTACAGAACTTTAATAGCTAGACTTGGACTTAGGAAGTAA
- the pnp gene encoding polyribonucleotide nucleotidyltransferase → MKKVLKLKIGREELVLETGLLARQANGAVLATYGGATVLATVCCSDSVREDLDFVPLSVEYNEKYYAAGKIPGGFIKREGKPKDKEVLVSRLIDRPMRPLFDKRFGRDIQVVPTTLSTDQVNPPDIVGMNAAFAAVFLSDIPFGGPIAAVRIAYLNDEFIVNPSFEEIQDSSLDIVVAGSLDGITMVEGGASEVSEEILLVAIDKAHEYIKQICGMQKEFASIVGHKEKLPLAYEEKVFEFKDELRDLIYAELKEACFVLGKLNRERAIKLVKKRAHEHFSSVDKVNDDNESLFARAFDDFEQEIVRKSILEDNVRTDGRTPGEIRNIFAEVDLLNRTHGSALFTRGETQALAVTTLGTSIDEQIMDDIDGDKRLNFMLHYNFPPFSVGETGRLMTGRREIGHGHLAQRSLEAMLPKKDDFPYTIRVVSEVLESNGSSSMATVCSGSMSLMAAGVPAKEQVAGIAMGLVSEGDRYVVLSDILGEEDHLGDMDFKVAGTKNGITGFQMDIKISNVTGQLMKDALEQARVGRMHILSIMDSVISKSREDISDNAPKILQLQIDIDKISLVIGSTGKTVKAITDEFEVRVQIEQDGRIIIFGADSLKMQKAKERIESIVREPKVGEIYEGVVKKINSFGAFVELTPAKEGFLSTRARTRDDRYGTRDDKYGGGRVSRYGEGRNVKYGNDNRRVGGSMGVRPPRLEEGQKIKVRVSDIDKFGKIELEFVRD, encoded by the coding sequence TTGAAAAAAGTTTTGAAGTTGAAAATAGGAAGAGAAGAATTGGTTTTGGAAACAGGTTTGTTAGCTAGGCAGGCAAATGGTGCGGTGCTTGCCACTTACGGTGGGGCTACTGTGCTTGCTACGGTTTGTTGCTCAGATTCAGTGCGTGAAGATTTAGATTTTGTGCCTCTTTCGGTTGAATATAACGAAAAGTATTATGCTGCTGGGAAAATTCCTGGTGGGTTTATTAAAAGAGAGGGTAAACCTAAGGATAAGGAAGTGCTTGTTTCTAGGTTAATAGATAGACCTATGAGGCCTCTTTTTGATAAAAGATTTGGTAGGGATATTCAGGTTGTGCCAACAACCCTATCTACGGATCAGGTGAATCCTCCTGATATTGTTGGTATGAATGCTGCTTTTGCGGCGGTTTTTTTGTCAGATATTCCATTTGGTGGTCCAATTGCGGCTGTTAGGATAGCATATTTGAATGATGAATTTATAGTCAATCCTTCTTTTGAAGAGATTCAAGATTCTTCACTCGATATTGTTGTTGCAGGGAGTCTGGATGGGATTACTATGGTTGAGGGTGGTGCTAGTGAGGTTAGTGAGGAGATATTGCTTGTTGCAATAGATAAAGCCCATGAATATATTAAACAAATATGTGGGATGCAAAAAGAGTTTGCATCTATTGTTGGGCATAAGGAGAAGTTGCCACTTGCTTATGAGGAGAAAGTTTTTGAGTTTAAGGATGAGCTTAGAGATTTAATTTACGCTGAGCTTAAGGAAGCTTGTTTTGTTTTAGGGAAGCTTAATAGGGAAAGGGCTATAAAGTTGGTAAAGAAAAGGGCGCATGAGCATTTCTCTTCTGTTGATAAGGTAAATGACGATAATGAGAGTCTTTTCGCCAGAGCTTTTGATGACTTTGAACAGGAAATTGTTAGAAAATCAATTCTTGAAGATAATGTCAGGACGGATGGTCGTACTCCTGGGGAGATAAGGAATATTTTTGCAGAAGTTGATCTTTTAAATAGAACGCATGGATCTGCTCTTTTCACAAGGGGTGAGACTCAGGCTTTGGCTGTAACTACTTTGGGAACAAGTATTGATGAGCAGATAATGGATGATATTGATGGAGATAAGCGACTTAATTTTATGCTTCATTATAATTTTCCTCCCTTTTCTGTTGGAGAAACAGGTAGGCTCATGACTGGAAGGCGTGAGATTGGACATGGACATTTGGCTCAAAGGTCTTTGGAGGCTATGTTACCTAAGAAGGATGATTTTCCGTATACTATTAGGGTGGTATCTGAAGTTTTGGAATCAAATGGTTCATCATCGATGGCTACGGTATGTTCTGGGAGTATGTCTTTGATGGCTGCTGGGGTCCCTGCTAAGGAGCAGGTTGCAGGAATTGCCATGGGGCTTGTTAGTGAGGGTGATAGGTATGTTGTTTTAAGTGATATTTTAGGCGAAGAGGATCATTTAGGTGATATGGATTTTAAGGTGGCAGGAACTAAAAACGGAATTACTGGTTTTCAAATGGATATTAAGATTTCAAATGTTACAGGGCAGTTGATGAAGGATGCGCTTGAGCAGGCTCGGGTGGGCAGAATGCATATTCTATCTATCATGGATTCTGTGATTTCAAAGTCAAGAGAGGATATATCTGATAATGCTCCTAAGATTCTTCAGTTACAGATTGATATTGATAAAATTTCTCTTGTTATTGGGTCTACTGGCAAGACGGTTAAGGCAATTACGGACGAGTTTGAAGTTAGAGTGCAAATTGAGCAAGATGGAAGGATTATCATTTTTGGAGCTGATAGTTTAAAGATGCAGAAAGCAAAGGAGAGGATAGAGAGTATTGTTAGGGAACCCAAGGTTGGTGAAATTTATGAAGGGGTTGTGAAGAAGATTAACAGTTTTGGAGCCTTTGTTGAGCTTACTCCTGCAAAGGAAGGATTTTTAAGTACTCGGGCAAGAACTAGAGACGATAGATATGGGACTAGAGATGATAAATATGGAGGGGGAAGAGTTTCTAGATATGGCGAAGGCAGGAATGTTAAATATGGAAATGATAACAGAAGAGTAGGGGGGAGTATGGGTGTTCGTCCTCCAAGATTAGAGGAGGGGCAAAAAATTAAGGTAAGGGTATCTGACATAGATAAATTTGGTAAGATTGAGCTTGAATTTGTTAGGGATTGA
- a CDS encoding LptF/LptG family permease: MKVSKNNYESYIIAEFFKYFLITFLFFFFVFFINQILFFMRILLQNYVPFLKAFIFVVYSLPMVIALSPPFAALISVVLTVHRFKLNNEILAFRSIGISILDLLVPFLKLGVVIAFISFVSNDFLLPLGSIGRLKIFNEIKEEVPHLVLKPYSSKQYGDLIFVSGEKSDTGYKNVTFFDNTRLKGYDRVFMAKNLNIQKENYQVYFILNEVLSIALTDDAIGFYDYFYADLMKYSIDQVTFSDGFLLNYITPSQMSIRDVIKLVDKQTKLIEDLDVQNDLEEDFLNLNFSNSYLNYLYDKSKILDDRSVLENVDYMYSLNLNYSPYEDMAVKKNYALFSLELYQKISLPVSVLFFIFLAFGMGMYSNKKYSIILELVISILICVAYWVMFIGGKVYTVQNAPNPLLVAVFPNVLLIFSGMILFLRLLRK, encoded by the coding sequence ATGAAAGTATCAAAAAACAATTATGAATCTTACATAATTGCCGAGTTTTTTAAGTATTTTTTAATTACTTTTTTATTTTTTTTCTTTGTATTTTTCATAAATCAAATACTTTTTTTTATGAGAATACTCCTTCAGAATTATGTTCCATTTTTGAAGGCTTTTATTTTTGTCGTATATTCTCTTCCAATGGTTATTGCGCTTTCTCCGCCCTTTGCGGCTTTAATCTCAGTTGTACTTACTGTTCATAGGTTTAAGCTTAATAATGAAATATTAGCATTCAGATCAATTGGGATATCTATTTTAGATTTATTAGTTCCTTTTTTAAAATTGGGAGTAGTTATTGCATTTATTTCGTTTGTTTCAAATGATTTTTTACTTCCTCTTGGTTCTATTGGTAGGTTAAAAATTTTTAATGAAATAAAAGAAGAAGTGCCTCATTTAGTGTTAAAGCCTTATTCAAGTAAGCAGTATGGAGATTTAATATTTGTGTCTGGGGAAAAATCGGATACGGGGTATAAGAATGTTACTTTTTTTGATAATACTAGACTTAAAGGGTATGATAGGGTGTTTATGGCTAAGAATCTTAACATCCAAAAGGAAAATTATCAGGTATATTTTATTTTAAACGAAGTATTGTCAATTGCCTTAACAGATGATGCTATTGGATTTTATGATTATTTTTATGCGGATCTAATGAAATATTCAATTGATCAAGTTACATTTAGCGATGGGTTTTTGCTAAACTACATAACGCCTTCTCAGATGAGCATAAGAGATGTTATTAAACTTGTTGATAAGCAAACTAAATTAATTGAAGATTTAGATGTACAGAATGATTTAGAAGAAGATTTTTTGAATTTAAATTTTTCAAATAGCTATTTAAATTATTTGTATGATAAGAGTAAGATATTAGATGATAGGTCTGTTCTTGAGAATGTGGACTACATGTATAGCTTAAATTTAAATTATAGTCCTTACGAGGATATGGCAGTTAAAAAGAATTATGCTCTTTTTTCTTTAGAGCTTTATCAAAAAATTAGCCTACCAGTATCTGTTTTATTTTTTATTTTTTTAGCTTTTGGTATGGGTATGTATTCTAATAAAAAATATTCTATTATTCTTGAACTTGTAATTTCAATTCTTATTTGTGTTGCCTATTGGGTAATGTTTATTGGTGGGAAAGTATATACGGTGCAGAATGCACCAAACCCTCTTCTTGTTGCTGTTTTTCCAAATGTTTTATTAATCTTTTCAGGAATGATTCTTTTTTTGAGACTTTTAAGGAAATGA
- a CDS encoding LptF/LptG family permease, whose product MRVDKLFVKNITLTFLFMNFLFMILIVLGDLFVNLLSYLDNKLSISDIIYVYYLYLPKSFSDGVALSFLFSVSNLIGNLSMRNEIIGLFSCGISLARILRPIILISVGISVILFFFDNYLVIDTTTRRDAFLKNSMGKGSSDRTVIIRDFAREIYNIRYYDIDSDTISNLIIILKDINDVFSKRYDVGKATWVDNKWNLYDVREFTKVGREIVENFYEILDGKGIVNLEPEYIKIVMLSSKTLNFSKLTSWIRSLKVENLDYSEALFDFLNRIFFSFRLILLSFTVGFISLALRKNIFILSLLNSIAFAVIYVISIVIFNFLADLGYLPITVASSFTTVLFLVINFIIYKLVRK is encoded by the coding sequence ATGAGAGTAGATAAACTTTTTGTAAAGAATATAACATTGACCTTTTTGTTTATGAATTTTCTTTTCATGATTCTGATTGTGCTTGGGGATCTATTTGTCAATCTTTTAAGTTATCTTGATAACAAGCTTAGTATTAGTGATATCATTTACGTTTATTATCTATATCTTCCGAAATCTTTCTCAGATGGTGTTGCTTTATCTTTTCTTTTCTCTGTTTCTAATCTTATTGGCAATCTTTCCATGAGAAATGAAATAATAGGACTATTTAGTTGCGGGATTTCTCTTGCTAGGATATTAAGACCAATAATTTTAATTAGTGTCGGGATATCTGTAATTCTCTTTTTTTTTGATAATTATTTGGTCATAGATACTACTACCCGAAGAGACGCTTTTCTTAAAAATAGCATGGGGAAGGGCTCCAGCGATAGAACTGTAATAATAAGGGATTTTGCAAGAGAAATTTACAATATTAGATATTATGATATTGATAGTGATACTATTTCTAATTTAATAATTATTTTAAAAGATATTAATGACGTTTTTAGTAAAAGGTATGATGTGGGTAAGGCTACTTGGGTTGATAATAAGTGGAATCTTTATGATGTGAGAGAATTTACTAAGGTTGGAAGGGAAATTGTAGAAAATTTTTATGAGATTCTTGATGGCAAGGGCATTGTTAATCTGGAACCTGAGTATATTAAGATAGTGATGTTGTCTTCAAAAACATTGAATTTTTCAAAGCTTACTAGTTGGATTAGATCTCTTAAGGTGGAAAATTTGGATTATTCTGAGGCTTTGTTTGATTTTTTAAACAGGATATTTTTTTCATTTAGATTAATACTTCTGAGCTTCACTGTTGGTTTCATAAGTCTTGCTTTAAGGAAAAATATTTTTATACTCAGCTTGTTAAACAGTATTGCATTTGCGGTTATATATGTTATTTCAATTGTAATTTTTAATTTTTTAGCTGATCTTGGTTATTTACCTATAACGGTTGCAAGTTCGTTTACTACTGTTTTATTTCTTGTTATTAATTTTATTATTTATAAGCTTGTGCGTAAATAA
- the tgt gene encoding tRNA guanosine(34) transglycosylase Tgt — translation MFSIVKNDNSSRARLGVLDLPHGRVNTPCFMPVGTLGAMKALKHDVLEQLGCNLILANTYHLYLRPGVDIIKKYGSLHKFTSWDKNFLTDSGGFQVFSLSKLRKIETEGVHFQSHIDGSRHYFTPESVFKMQETFESDIIMALDICSPHGIDYNEANLYTNITTSWARRIFSAYENRREGYDGLLFLITQGNFFKDLRKRSTEEILELNSPGVAIGGISVGEPRDKYLEILEYNSFLIPEEKPKYVMGIGTPQYILDAIYYGIDIFDCVNPARIARHGSLLTDNGILRIKRSEFSNDASPVEKNCVCTLCTRYSRGYLRHLMKSEETLGIMLASEHNIHYMFRLIEKARDAIMNDDFARFKKLYLKRYDEGNFYE, via the coding sequence ATGTTTAGTATTGTTAAAAATGATAATAGTTCTAGAGCACGGCTTGGGGTGCTTGATCTTCCTCATGGCAGGGTCAATACCCCATGTTTCATGCCTGTTGGAACTTTGGGCGCAATGAAGGCTTTAAAGCATGATGTACTTGAGCAACTAGGGTGTAATTTAATACTTGCAAATACGTATCATCTTTATTTAAGACCTGGGGTGGACATAATAAAGAAATACGGAAGTTTGCATAAATTTACTTCTTGGGATAAAAATTTTTTAACAGATTCTGGTGGATTTCAGGTTTTTTCCTTGTCTAAGCTTAGAAAAATTGAAACCGAGGGAGTACATTTTCAATCGCATATTGATGGTTCTAGACATTATTTTACACCTGAGAGTGTATTTAAAATGCAGGAAACTTTTGAAAGTGATATTATCATGGCGCTTGATATTTGCAGCCCCCATGGCATTGATTATAATGAGGCAAATTTATATACGAATATTACAACTTCTTGGGCTCGTCGTATATTTAGTGCTTATGAGAATAGAAGGGAAGGCTATGATGGTCTTTTATTTTTAATAACCCAGGGTAATTTTTTTAAAGATTTAAGGAAAAGAAGTACTGAAGAGATTCTAGAATTAAATAGCCCAGGTGTTGCGATAGGAGGGATTTCTGTTGGAGAACCAAGGGATAAATATTTAGAAATTCTTGAATACAATTCTTTCTTAATACCAGAAGAGAAACCAAAGTATGTAATGGGAATTGGTACACCTCAATATATATTGGATGCCATATATTATGGTATTGATATTTTTGATTGCGTTAATCCTGCAAGAATTGCTAGACATGGATCACTTTTAACCGATAATGGAATATTACGTATTAAGAGATCTGAATTTAGCAACGATGCTTCTCCTGTCGAGAAAAATTGTGTATGTACTTTGTGCACAAGGTATTCAAGAGGCTATTTAAGGCATTTAATGAAATCAGAAGAAACTCTTGGAATAATGCTGGCTAGTGAGCATAACATACATTACATGTTTAGGCTTATTGAAAAGGCTAGGGATGCAATTATGAATGATGATTTTGCAAGGTTTAAAAAACTTTATTTAAAAAGGTATGATGAAGGTAATTTTTATGAATAA
- the murJ gene encoding murein biosynthesis integral membrane protein MurJ: MNKDIISTIVVMLSVFLSRIMGFVKIKVFSYYFGANLEADIFNYVFNIPNNLRKIISEGAMTSAFMPEFTHERNKSSRHAISFFRSVTTFNIISISFISFIMIIFSSQIIHYVSFYREGDLELASHMFNYLILYILLISLASIFASVLNSYKVFFIPSIAPIMLSISIILSIFLFYDQYGIYSAVIGVLVGGVFQFLIQLINCIFIGVTYVPVFSFNAPAFLRFLKRWSYMILSALLSIITQQISFALASTLEIGSVSVLSNAIVYYQLPVGIFYVSISTVIFPKMAEYASLGNRKKLNDILNQGIDILILLLVPISFLMYIWAGPILNLLLTGGKFSIHDTKRTISVLQYFLVGLTFSSIFGFFQKYYFSIRDSRTPLYSNILFSVIDILISVFGINLFKVDILPLAQSISFAICVVIFYFVGLRSGMRLEIARSVVAFMKACSSLIPLYLVYMVFKDFRWDIGFSFNNFCLLSFAGAISIVILVVCYYFLGIINFFKYANREIV; encoded by the coding sequence ATGAATAAAGATATTATCTCAACGATTGTTGTTATGCTTTCTGTCTTTTTGTCAAGAATAATGGGCTTTGTGAAAATAAAAGTATTTTCTTACTATTTCGGTGCAAACCTTGAGGCAGATATTTTTAATTATGTTTTCAATATTCCAAATAATTTAAGAAAGATCATTTCAGAGGGTGCAATGACTTCGGCTTTTATGCCTGAGTTTACTCATGAGAGAAATAAATCTAGCAGACATGCTATTTCTTTTTTCAGGAGTGTTACTACTTTTAATATCATAAGTATCAGTTTTATCAGTTTTATTATGATTATTTTTTCCAGTCAGATTATACATTACGTTTCCTTTTATAGGGAAGGAGATTTGGAGCTAGCTAGTCATATGTTTAATTACTTGATACTCTATATCTTGCTTATAAGTCTAGCTTCAATATTTGCATCGGTGCTCAATTCATATAAGGTTTTCTTTATACCATCCATAGCGCCTATTATGCTCTCTATTAGTATCATATTAAGCATATTTTTGTTTTATGATCAGTATGGAATATATAGTGCCGTTATTGGAGTGCTTGTTGGAGGCGTTTTCCAATTTTTAATTCAATTAATAAATTGTATTTTTATCGGAGTCACATACGTACCAGTTTTTAGTTTTAATGCGCCTGCATTTTTAAGATTTTTAAAGAGATGGTCATATATGATTTTATCGGCTTTGCTTTCTATAATTACTCAGCAAATTTCATTCGCATTAGCATCAACTCTGGAAATTGGGAGTGTTTCTGTTTTAAGTAACGCAATTGTTTATTATCAGCTTCCTGTTGGTATTTTTTATGTTTCCATTTCCACGGTTATTTTCCCCAAAATGGCAGAATATGCTTCTTTGGGTAATAGAAAGAAGTTGAATGATATTTTAAATCAGGGAATAGATATTTTAATTCTGCTTTTAGTTCCAATATCATTTTTGATGTACATCTGGGCTGGTCCTATTTTAAACTTATTGCTTACAGGGGGTAAATTTTCAATACATGATACAAAGAGGACGATTAGTGTATTGCAATATTTTTTAGTTGGATTAACATTTTCTTCTATTTTTGGATTTTTTCAGAAATATTATTTTTCTATTCGTGATTCAAGAACTCCTCTTTATTCTAATATTCTTTTTTCTGTTATTGATATTCTTATATCAGTTTTTGGCATTAACCTCTTTAAGGTAGATATTTTGCCTCTTGCACAATCAATTTCTTTTGCCATTTGTGTGGTTATTTTTTATTTTGTTGGATTAAGAAGTGGCATGAGACTTGAAATTGCCAGATCTGTTGTGGCCTTTATGAAGGCATGTTCATCTCTTATTCCTCTGTATTTAGTTTATATGGTTTTTAAGGA